One genomic segment of Jaculus jaculus isolate mJacJac1 chromosome 2, mJacJac1.mat.Y.cur, whole genome shotgun sequence includes these proteins:
- the Pvrig gene encoding transmembrane protein PVRIG isoform X2 has product MAGLWTLVLRWALLNFGDSVDFGVQQWAPAHQARWETQCSVSLTVTVEESQTRSHMTNATFCCEFTVFPDGSHSACGDSLASSDQGLPGPTPASTLRADLAGILGASGVLLFGFIFITYLLRQRRHRSVTKLRPPLAGTQMQTTSQAPLAAPHLPYTTLCPAVLETGAVHLDQLLPWCVPLPTHPAHRPRPGSLAFPPASAHSGFISVENALYDKAGGESLPHTGPNLPLTLCSLPEA; this is encoded by the exons ATGGCTGGGCTCTGGACCCTGGTCCTCCGCTGGGCACTGCTGAACTTCGGTGACTCCGTAG ACTTTGGTGTCCAGCAGTGGGCCCCTGCCCACCAGGCCCGCTGGGAAACTCAATGCAGCGTCTCCCTCACCGTCACTGTGGAGGAGTCCCAGACAAGAAGCCACATGACCAATGCCACCTTCTGCTGCGAGTTCACTGTCTTCCCTGACGGCTCCCACAGTGCCTGTGGGGATTCCCTGGCCAGCTCAGACCAAG GGCTCCCTGGCCCGACTCCGGCCTCCACTCTTCGAGCAGACCTGGCTGGGATCTTGGGGGCGTCGGGGGTCCTCCTGTTTGGTTTCATCTTCATCACATATCTCCTGCGCCAGCGGAGGCATCG gtCTGTCACTAAGCTTCGGCCACCCCTCGCCGGCACCCAGATGCAG ACCACCAGCCAAGCCCCCCTGGCTGCACCGCATCTCCCCTATACCACCCTCTGCCCAGCGGTTCTGGAAACAGGGGCTGTCCACCTGGACCAGCTCCTGCCCTGGTGTGTGCCACTCCCCACCCACCCAGCACACCGACCCCGGCCTGGGTCCCTGGCCTTCCCACCAGCCTCTGCGCACAGTGGGTTCATCTCCGTTGAGAACGCTCTGTATGATAAGGCGGGAGGAGAGAGTCTTCCCCACACTGGTCCCAACCTTCCCCTGACCCTCTGCAGCCTGCCAGAGGCCTGA
- the Pvrig gene encoding transmembrane protein PVRIG isoform X1 encodes MAGLWTLVLRWALLNFGDSVGSPELWVRVQTEATELPSFLVRCGLLGSGPISQVTISCEGLDGAKRTTLAVLHPDFGVQQWAPAHQARWETQCSVSLTVTVEESQTRSHMTNATFCCEFTVFPDGSHSACGDSLASSDQGLPGPTPASTLRADLAGILGASGVLLFGFIFITYLLRQRRHRSVTKLRPPLAGTQMQTTSQAPLAAPHLPYTTLCPAVLETGAVHLDQLLPWCVPLPTHPAHRPRPGSLAFPPASAHSGFISVENALYDKAGGESLPHTGPNLPLTLCSLPEA; translated from the exons ATGGCTGGGCTCTGGACCCTGGTCCTCCGCTGGGCACTGCTGAACTTCGGTGACTCCGTAG GCAGCCCAGAGTTGTGGGTACGAGTCCAGACGGAGGCCACCGAGCTCCCATCCTTCTTGGTTCGCTGTGGGTTGCTGGGGTCTGGTCCCATCTCCCAGGTGACCATAAGCTGCGAAGGGCTTGATGGTGCTAAAAGGACCACACTGGCTGTGTTGCACCCAGACTTTGGTGTCCAGCAGTGGGCCCCTGCCCACCAGGCCCGCTGGGAAACTCAATGCAGCGTCTCCCTCACCGTCACTGTGGAGGAGTCCCAGACAAGAAGCCACATGACCAATGCCACCTTCTGCTGCGAGTTCACTGTCTTCCCTGACGGCTCCCACAGTGCCTGTGGGGATTCCCTGGCCAGCTCAGACCAAG GGCTCCCTGGCCCGACTCCGGCCTCCACTCTTCGAGCAGACCTGGCTGGGATCTTGGGGGCGTCGGGGGTCCTCCTGTTTGGTTTCATCTTCATCACATATCTCCTGCGCCAGCGGAGGCATCG gtCTGTCACTAAGCTTCGGCCACCCCTCGCCGGCACCCAGATGCAG ACCACCAGCCAAGCCCCCCTGGCTGCACCGCATCTCCCCTATACCACCCTCTGCCCAGCGGTTCTGGAAACAGGGGCTGTCCACCTGGACCAGCTCCTGCCCTGGTGTGTGCCACTCCCCACCCACCCAGCACACCGACCCCGGCCTGGGTCCCTGGCCTTCCCACCAGCCTCTGCGCACAGTGGGTTCATCTCCGTTGAGAACGCTCTGTATGATAAGGCGGGAGGAGAGAGTCTTCCCCACACTGGTCCCAACCTTCCCCTGACCCTCTGCAGCCTGCCAGAGGCCTGA